CAGATACCGTTTGCCATCACTTTTCTTAAAGAATTAAAGGAATGCACCGAACACAACTCTAATCTTTTGCAGAAAACATTGATCGAGCGCTGAATGCGTTTTCATGTGGCAATTTTTCCGCCAACTCAGCCTAAcaatgttttttgcaaaaaatagaATTACGTTTGGTgcattgttttttttttcaaagtGGTGGCAAACGGTATCTGCTTCGCAAGTGTGATGTTTTATTATGCTTTTTACTCGCCGTTGACGAGCTTTGTATGGAGATCCATGTCTGAACAACTAATTAATGAATCCGATGGACTGTAGGACGACCAATACATGTTAATTATCTGCTGAGTATTGTGATTATTAGAAAAACTAAGATAACGTAGgatattattatatcttgtcttgCACTCCAACATAATCATGTATTTTTATATATATGCTCACAAGACTCAAGCAATAAATGAACAATTCCGCAACAATCTCTTTCTCTCCCCTAACATAGTATCGGTTTTCGGGTTCTAAACCCAATCCGCCGCCGCTTCCACACCAGCGCGCCGCCCCTGGGGCAGTCGGTCTCCATGACCGCCACCGGGGGCTACGCCACTCGTACCTAtgattcgtccgccggtcgtgttggcCGGCTGTCCTaaagagtctttttcccgagcccttgctcccgGTTTTTTCGCTCTCTCAccggtcgttttgatcggcgttttttctttttgattttttgaTCTATGCTTGATTGGTTTGCGTTGCCCGCCGCCGTCGatccccgtgcgcctctactctgaCACAGGCACGGCCGGCGGCCTCGCGCGACAGGCGTCCCCTAACAGTCGTTGTCTGTGCGTCTGCCCTCCCGTCGCCCTGACCTGGTGGCCTCGCGCGATAGGAGGCCCCTCACGGCTGTCGTCCGCGCGTCGGCTTGCTCGTCGACCGTCACCACCTTGTCCCTGAATTCAGCGcgcccctccaccgatcgagcaatgggctgccgctgcgtcgcccccgCCCCGTGGTTCTTCCCGTGCCTGCATCGATCCacgtcgccgctgcgtcgcccttTCGGGCCGTAGCGCCACGGCACGTGGTCCCCGCCGCCTTGAGGTTGTTCCCGTGGTTGCACCATATcgcgcgctgccgctgcgtcgccccttcggaccgtagtgccgcggcccgtggTCAACCGCTGCACCGAAGCCGTCCCTGAGGCTGCACCGATCCTCGCATTGCCACTGCGTcaccccgtcgggccgtagcgagcgtgtcACGCGATCCCTGCAACCGGCCTGAGGTCTTCCCCGCCGTCGCCCCGTCCTGCCCGCCGTCGCTCCGTTGCCCCTTCGGACCGTAGCGCTGCGGCCCTGGTCCACCGTCGTCCACGCGCGTCGACTTCCACGTGATATGCGTTGCGCTGCCTCCCTTTGCGCGGGAACGTCATCcgtgccggtcttcgtcacgctgtcgggttcattatcgcctacttcgagcaccgctgtCGCGCTCCTTCTTTATCCGCTTCCACCGCCTCCTTAGGCCGCCGCTGCCGCTTCTCTTcttccgcggctccacggcgacccctgactcgacaccgaccacgacgttcttcgcacggctacctcgactacagctacaccacctacgctctcggctatctcgacaaacggcacaaagggctaccgccttgcttgagcaacctcatcGGATTCCACTCCAGCTacgactccgcgatgcatcgaccgttacgattGTGGTGTCCGTCGGCTTCCCTTCGGATTCTTCTTCAGTCTCCCCATTtacgtcgctaccgttgtgaccgtgaagggatgttgagtatcgtgattattagaaAAGCTAAAATAGCGTAAGATATTATTCTATCTTGCTTTGTACTCCAAGATAATCATATACTCCTacatgcccacgaggctcaagcaatacaatgaacAATTCCGCAacaatctctctctcccttctaacattaTCAAACGAACGAAATCGCAAGGAGCCATACATCCACCGGTGAGCGACGATGGCACCACACTCAGGCCACGGCGAATACACGACATCCACACCAAGATCGAAGCAACACCAGACTCGCATCGCATGCAGGTAATAACTATGTAATCAGTATTCCAGACTGCATATCATTTCATCACCGAAAACCCAGGAACATGGCGATTATTAGGGGCGCCACACAAGAGCCTGCAACATATGGACAGCTGCAGCTGCAGGGCTAATCAGTACTATTACAGGACTAAGATCAAGCTTAAGCCTAAGCGGCATTGCTGTGCGGGCACGGCGTGGGCTGGCGCGCCTCCGGCGACTGGTTGGAGATGGACATGAGCATCGACCTGGACTTGTCGGCCGCCCCGCTGTCGTCCTGCCCGTGTTCCGTGCGGCCGTTCGGCGACTTGACGCTCAGGGCCTCTCCCGCCGCCGGGATGGACTGGGAGATCCCGATGAGCGACTGGCGGGCCGCGGCTTCCTCCTGGGCGCCGGTGGACTTCGTCGGCGTCGTAGGCGAGGCCATCCAATTACCGAGAGCTGCAAACACAAGTAAATTCCGGAGGTTGGTGAGACAAGTAGGTGGTGGAAATTTGGATCCCGGATCACATGGGCACCGGCCAAGAGTGGCCTAAATTAGGTGGGTGACGCGTAGAGAGCAAGTGCTCGCACGAGTTTTGCATGAGCATTGTTTGGGGGATGGTACGGGCAGCGTTGCGGAGCCATCATAATGCAGAAAGGGAAATTTCGTGCTTAGCTAGGACAGGGTACTCTGATTGGGTAGGTGACTCTTAAGAAAGAAAGCGATGCATAGCATAATTGCTGACACTTTATCGTCATAGTTTAGGGCCCCATGCTGCACACTATTCATTTCTCATGTCGCACAGTGCTCCGTACTGTTCGTAGGGTTTTCATCCAGAACTGATAAGAATCGCAAGATGCTAATCTCATGAACCTTACACGGTTAACTCAAAAGCAAATTCACCGGACAGCAAAAACTAACGGAAGAGGTGCCCCGATTGACTCCTACAAGTAATAAACGTTTCATCACGAAAGGACAGCAGTAGGGCCATTCTCAGTAACAGCTGCGTGGGACGGATAGACCATCAAGACCACGGAATTTTTTTATTTCCTTAATCCTCATCTCCAGACGCTAACCGAAATTCTACAATATCTGATAAAATAGCGGTAACTTATGCACAGCTTGGACGGCCCAGATTCAACCAAGAACTACGCATCTTTTCCTAACTTTCCAGACCCAAAACCAGCACGCCTCTAAACCCCATGAACCACTAGATCTTCTCCCTCCCATGGCGGGTAAGAAGCAGGAACCACACATATATGATGGTTTCACCACACCAGGATCCACAGATCCGCGGGCCGGGAACAAGCAACGAGCACAGACCCGCACGAGACCCGGAGACACGAGCGGGCGGCCCAAACGAAAATCGGGCGAAGAAAGGAGGGAGAAGCATGTGATTCGGGGCGCTTACCGGAGCGGAGGCCGGGGACGAGGAGGGGCGGAGCAGGGGCAGGGAACAGGGGAGCTTTTCGGCCGAAGGAAACAGACgatagggagggagggagggaaggagACCGACCAACCGGATGAGCTGACGGGGCGCGGCCGCCTCCCTTTATAGCCGtgggcgtccccccccccccccccccccccccccacgcgggCCCGGTGGACCGGCGCCGCATCGGCCGCCCGCTCCTCCGTGGACGGCTGCGGATCGCCCTCGGTCCATGGACCTCGCGTTGGTTCGCGGAGGGGGGCGTGCGGAGTCGGACGTGAGCTGGAGTCAAATAGCAGCAGGCAGGAAACGCACGCGGTGTCGTCGCCCGTCGCCGGGCAAGTTGCGGCTGTGGGGCCCGCTGGTCAGCGAGGGAAGGTGCTGGAATTCTTGGTGCCGCCCAGCGCGTATCTTTGCTGGAGTCGCGACAGATGTGGTGGGGCCCCGGGATCTGATCTCCGACGTGTACCCAGCTCATGCCTGCCCCTCCTACGCGTACAAAAACACTGCGCCTTGCgggtttttttttttgaacacaACGAAGGCTGTTGTTGTTGATACGGAAACTGAAACCGCCCAAAAGCGCCGCTGGTCTTTGAACCACCGTGGTTAGGGCATGTGCATCAAACGTACGCACGCCTCGTCAGGAATTCCGTTATCATGCTATGTCATCATTCATCTCTTTGAATGCACGTCAAGAATGCTGATTTGCGTTTCTAGTCTAGAAGAAAAGATTTATGCCGATTCAAATGCCAGGACATTGACACCCGAATTTGATGTTGCGGCCAATAAGGAGATGGATTCCGCCGGTAAAATTAACCAGACCTACGGGTAAGTATGCAAGTGGTTTCAATAGTTGGTGAGTGGTGAAAGATTGTACCATCATACCCGACAAAAATTGCACCACTAGAGTAGGAGTATTTCATTTTAGTTTTAGAAAGGCTTGAAACCACGAAATTGGCTTTTTTTTCTACTTCACATATATAAATTTTCGGTTTTGGTAACACCAAGAAAAATAACTGAAGGGACACTCGAGAACCAGCTAAAGCTAGCAG
The window above is part of the Triticum aestivum cultivar Chinese Spring chromosome 2A, IWGSC CS RefSeq v2.1, whole genome shotgun sequence genome. Proteins encoded here:
- the LOC123190373 gene encoding uncharacterized protein, with amino-acid sequence MASPTTPTKSTGAQEEAAARQSLIGISQSIPAAGEALSVKSPNGRTEHGQDDSGAADKSRSMLMSISNQSPEARQPTPCPHSNAA